A part of Plasmodium coatneyi strain Hackeri chromosome 8, complete sequence genomic DNA contains:
- a CDS encoding Phosphoglucomutase produces the protein MSQTQNEQLAVSVDLWNLFRKPKYLADETKEALSTYNEEELKRLFLRRLNFGTAGLRGKMGVGFNAMNVVTIMQTTQGLCTYLINTYGVNLCKNRGIIFGFDGRYHSESFAHVAASVCLSKGFRVYLFGQTVATPILCYSSFKKSCLCGVMVTASHNPKLDNGYKVYAENGAQIIPPVDKNISDCILSNLKPWSEVYDYLDEDFYLKDTTLVEDIYYEMYDSFMSDMKSEFNFNCHRNSRTKLVIVYSPMHGIGRKFVQGVMHIVGYNNLLTVPQQALPDADFSTVTFPNPEEKGALNLSIQLADVVNSPIVVANDPDADRFACAEKFNNKWKIFSGDELGIIFAYHLMKQNENKNIDKSKHVFICTVVCSRMLKKLCEMHGYKYEETLTGFKWLINKAIDLSEKNYTTLYCYEEALGHALTKYVRDKCGISALAYWIEIAVYLYENGLTFHEYLENIRKEIGYFVSNNGYYTVLDPNDVVSIFNDFRGNGSYKSQLGSYKIVHIRDLTTGYDSTTPDGKSLIAPTPDSQSITLHFENTAILTIRASGTEPKVKWYSEISRGSYAAAKEEIDQLVDEVMPLFMQPDRYNIKRC, from the coding sequence ATGAGTCAAACACAGAATGAACAACTTGCGGTGTCTGTTGACTTGTGGAACCTATTTCGGAAGCCCAAATATTTAGCGGACGAAACGAAAGAAGCGCTATCTACGTACAATGAGGAAGAACTAAAACGTTTGTTTTTGAGGAGACTAAATTTCGGCACAGCTGGtctaagggggaaaatggggGTCGGGTTTAATGCAATGAATGTTGTCACAATTATGCAGACGACGCAGGGATTGTGTACCTATTTAATTAATACGTACGGAGtaaatttgtgtaaaaacAGGGGCATCATATTTGGCTTCGACGGGAGATATCACTCAGAATCCTTCGCACACGTAGCAGCATCTGTGTGTTTATCAAAAGGGTTTCGAGTATATCTATTTGGTCAAACAGTTGCTACCCCTATATTGTGTTACTCCAGTTTTAAAAAGAGCTGTTTATGTGGGGTGATGGTTACAGCTTCTCACAATCCCAAGTTGGACAATGGTTATAAAGTGTATGCGGAAAATGGGGCCCAAATAATTCCACCTGTGGATAAGAACATCTCCGATTGTATATTAAGCAATTTAAAACCATGGAGTGAAGTGTATGATTATTTAGATGAAGATTTTTACTTAAAGGACACCACCCTAGTGGAGGATATTTACTACGAAATGTACGACTCATTTATGTCTGATATGAAAAGCGAATTTAATTTTAACTGCCATAGGAATTCACGTACAAAACTGGTTATAGTATACTCCCCCATGCATGGAATAGGGAGAAAATTTGTTCAAGGTGTTATGCACATAGTTGGGTATAACAATTTACTGACGGTGCCTCAACAAGCTTTACCTGATGCTGATTTTTCTACAGTTACTTTTCCAAACCCTGAAGAGAAGGGAGCACTAAATTTGTCTATACAACTAGCCGATGTGGTGAACAGCCCTATAGTAGTTGCAAATGACCCCGATGCAGACAGATTTGCTTGTGcagaaaaatttaacaacaaatggaaaatattttctggGGACGAGTTGGGAATAATATTTGCCTACCATTTGATGAAACAAAatgagaataaaaatatcgaCAAGTCGAAACATGTCTTTATCTGCACAGTGGTATGCTCAAGGATGCTAAAAAAGTTATGTGAAATGCATGGGTATAAATACGAGGAAACGTTAACTGGTTTTAAGTGGCTAATAAATAAGGCCATAGATCTGAGTGAGAAAAATTATACCACCTTGTACTGCTATGAGGAAGCCCTAGGACATGCTTTAACCAAGTACGTACGGGACAAATGCGGCATATCTGCTCTAGCGTACTGGATTGAAATAGCCGTTTATTTATATGAAAATGGATTGACCTTTCATGAGTACTTAGAAAACATTCGAAAGGAAATTGGCTACTTTGTAAGTAATAATGGTTACTACACCGTTTTGGACCCCAATGACGTGGTTAGCATATTTAATGATTTTAGAGGTAATGGCTCCTACAAAAGTCAATTGGGGTCCTATAAAATAGTCCATATACGAGACCTAACCACTGGATACGATTCCACCACGCCGGATGGAAAGTCCCTAATTGCACCTACGCCCGATTCTCAAAGCATTACCCTGCATTTTGAAAACACCGCCATACTTACCATACGAGCTAGCGGAACGGAACCCAAGGTGAAGTGGTACAGTGAGATTTCCAGGGGTAGCTATGCAGCCGCGAAGGAAGAGATTGATCAACTGGTGGATGAAGTCATGCCGCTGTTTATGCAACCGGACCGGTATAACATTAAGCGCTGCTAG
- a CDS encoding Hypoxanthine phosphoribosyltransferase, giving the protein MKIPNNPGAGENALEPIYIKDDDGYDLDTFLIPDHYKNYLTKVLIPNGVLRNRIEKLAFDIKRVYRNEEFHIICLLKGSRGFFSALLKYLNRIHNYSSTESPKHLYVEHYVRVKSYCNDQSLDRIEIVSEDLSCLKGKHVLIVEDIIDTGKTLSKFCDYLKKFEVKTIAITCLFIKRTPLWNGFKADFVGFSIPDSFVVGYSLDYNEKFRDLDHLCLVNEEGINKFRTTPPSA; this is encoded by the exons ATGAAGATCCCAAAtaa TCCCGGAGCAGGCGAAAACGCCCTCGAGCCAATCTACATTAAGGACGACGATGGATATGACCttgacacatttttaatcCCCGATCACTACAAG AACTACCTCACGAAGGTGCTAATCCCCAATGGAGTTTTAAGGAACCGAATAGAGAAGCTCGCATTTGACATAAAAAGAGTTTACAGGAATGAGGAATTTCACATTATCTGCTTACTGAAAGGATCAAGGGGGTTCTTCAGTGCGTTGCTGAAATATCTGAACAGGATTCACAACTACAGCTCGACTGAGTCACCAAAGCATTTATATGTGGAACATTATGTACGTGTTAAGTCTTACTGTAACGACCAATCCTTAGACCGTATCGAAATTGTGAGCGAAGATTTATCCTGCCTAAAGGGTAAACACGTCTTAATTGTAGAAGATATTATTGACACAGGAAAAACCTTGTCAAAGTTTTGtgattatttaaaaaagtttgaAGTTAAAACAATTGCCATTACAtgtttgttcattaaaaGAACTCCTCTTTGGAACGGCTTTAAGGCTGACTTTGTTGGTTTTTCAATTCCAGACTCCTTCGTCGTTGGCTACAGCTTAGATTACAATGAGAAATTTAGAGACCTAGACCATTTGTGCTTGGTGAATGAAGAAGGCATAAATAAATTCCGCACTACCCCTCCTAGTGCATGA
- a CDS encoding Qf122 antigen, with amino-acid sequence MNFITRMGKKAMAAAASVVEEKPVNEENVKENAVKEKKQTAPKATEKGEKNQKTPKNEKKVTPNTGGEGTANVQLNGSVNKKEKEVDAKKNNNAKNNNAKNNNAKENNASGANNSNAEQNQNTPKKKKKVNKNSKKEDAPVGNINEESMEEEKVNESPAQGKAKGAKKTDGKKADEKKADTKKVDEKKAADVKADAKKTDVVKEEPKDEAKKDMKKELKLKEDERKKIENDLNKKFLKLSKQDNSKNINDKMEAEVKRKAEYENLIASINTSIAKINAQTARPTNMKMSSADVENKCKEAKLKKKKMNPKNEEEMEEVNTYINYLEEQLNITKNYENFKNFQNRLITLKKTCEEKLKENVKSMSEIKGQEKKLRFVDKIIKFKKEKHNVTIVEADITNKEFVMASDKYNQLIKPFNFMNKIQSKYVVYVDKVNNNNFENKVSLLISGCKEDIENFITHVKNLDLTEKNYLYMPNRTFKAMLNMHEGSFKKMEEETNVLLHIDNDTLYYCGMKGDIEKLKEIIEKASNEQSANTKNISKDIKLDSVLGRGFNKSLLKGIEVKTNTFIRMNYDPKTFEASATIKGNKSSDIEEAEEKLNEIIKGLESKFIEFDEREMFNLYKKCAYELNDIKMNLNLFVVRHDNGISLVGKGENIQKGLEILDYVKNIISSKSVKKKVTEEEAYLFNANYRNYIKAQTGAEVKIFNKTNYKELNISGNKNDIDNALQLIDELLEKRKCVHVEITEKVIAMLLSSKAQKIKEIEKDTSTSIQINKNNHVAQIYGHEENIALAKDVLQNLLQSSSDDMEEKYNPNNNYITVEMVVDTEYIGSIIGKKGRTINKIQEETFAKKIHIDKDSKKVLIQGTPKTVEAAQKEILKILNRSKEENGQYNNYQNDRYKNFSHSLTPNRRTTYHSSSNNNTRSGNKSSYRPDSAKNGVYINTNDEKAFPSLHDVSNIQSRKTKKAINQANVKKQDEEQQAAEEAAAAAADKQ; translated from the coding sequence ATGAACTTCATCACCCGAATGGGAAAGAAAGCCATGGCCGCAGCGGCGTCTGTGGTTGAAGAAAAGCCAGTCAACGAAGAGAACGTGAAGGAGAACGCcgtaaaggaaaagaagcagaCGGCTCCCAAGGCGACCGAgaagggagagaaaaatCAGAAGACCCCAAAGAATGAGAAGAAGGTGACTCCCAACACGGGAGGCGAAGGAACGGCAAATGTGCAACTCAACGGAAGCgtaaacaaaaaggaaaaagaggtggatgccaagaagaacaacaatgcgAAGAATAACAATGCGAAGAACAACAACGCGAAGGAGAACAACGCCAGTGGTGCGAATAACAGTAACGCTGAGCAGAACCAGAACACgccaaagaagaaaaagaaggtgaacaaaaatagCAAGAAGGAGGATGCTCCAGTGGGGAATATAAACGAGGAATCcatggaggaggagaaggtgAACGAGAGCCCAGCGCAAGGCAAGGCCAAGGGGGCGAAAAAGACCGACGGGAAGAAAGCGGATGAAAAGAAGGCAGATACGAAGAAGGTGGATGAGAAGAAAGCCGCTGATGTGAAGGCCGATGCGAAGAAAACCGACGTGGTGAAGGAAGAACCCAAAGACGAAGCGAAGAAGGacatgaaaaaggaactcaAGCTGAAGGAAgatgagaggaaaaaaatcgaaaacgATTTAAACAAAAAGTTTCTAAAGCTTAGCAAACAGGATAACAGTAAAAATATCAACGACAAAATGGAGGCAGAAGTGAAGAGGAAGGCGGAGTACGAAAATTTAATCGCCTCAATCAACACATCCATTGCGaaaataaatgcacaaaCGGCGAGACCAACAAACATGAAAATGTCTTCTGCAGATGTAGAGAATAAATGCAAAGAAGCTAaactgaagaagaaaaaaatgaacccaaaaaatgaagaagaaatggaagaagtaaaCACGTACATAAATTACCTAGAGGAACAATTAAATATAACgaaaaattacgaaaattttaaaaatttccaaaacaGGTTGATCACCTTGAAAAAGACATGTGAGGAAAAGTTAAAGGAGAATGTGAAAAGTATGTCGGAAATTAAAGGCCAAGAAAAGAAACTACGATTTGttgataaaataataaaatttaaaaaagaaaaacataacGTAACGATTGTGGAGGCGGACATCACGAACAAGGAATTTGTCATGGCTAGCGATAAATACAACCAGCTAATTAAGCCCTTCAATTTTATGAATAAGATACAGAGCAAATATGTTGTATACGTAGACAAAGTGAATAACAACAACTTTGAGAATAAAGTGTCCTTGCTCATTTCAGGATGTAAGGAGGATATAGAAAATTTCATAACGCATGTAAAGAATCTAGACTTGACGGAAAAGaattacttatatatgcCTAATAGGACCTTTAAAGCTATGCTGAATATGCATGAAGGtagctttaaaaaaatggaggaagagaCAAATGTGTTGCTGCACATAGATAACGACACGTTGTACTACTGCGGAATGAAGGGCGATATAGAAAAGTTGAAGGAAATAATCGAAAAGGCAAGCAATGAACAAAGTGCCAACACGAAGAATATTTCCAAGGATATCAAATTGGATTCTGTCCTGGGAAGAGGATTCAACAAAAGTTTACTAAAAGGAATAGAGGTTAAAACCAACACATTTATCCGCATGAACTACGATCCTAAAACTTTCGAAGCGTCGGCAACCATTAAGGGAAACAAATCGAGCGACATAGAAGAAGCAGAGGAAAAACTGAACGAAATTATTAAAGGATTGGAATCCAAATTTATAGAATTCGACGAAAGGGAAATGTTCAACctgtacaaaaaatgtgcctACGAATTGAatgacataaaaatgaatttaaaCCTTTTCGTTGTGCGTCATGATAATGGTATTAGCTTGgtaggaaaaggagaaaatattcaaaaaGGATTGGAAATTTTGGActatgtgaaaaatatcaTATCCTCTAAAtcggtgaagaaaaaggtaacTGAGGAGGAGGCCTACCTATTCAACGCCAACTACAGAAACTACATAAAAGCACAAACTGGCGCGgaggtaaaaatatttaacaaAACGAATTATAAAGAATTAAACAtaagtggaaataaaaatgatataGATAATGCGTTACAACTAATCGATGAGTTACTGGAGAAGagaaaatgtgtgcacgtTGAAATTACTGAAAAGGTCATTGCCATGCTGTTATCATCCAAAGcgcaaaaaattaaggaaattgaaaaagacaCTTCAACAAGCATTCagataaacaaaaataaccACGTTGCACAGATTTATGgacatgaagaaaatatagcCCTAGCTAAGGATGTTTTGCAAAACCTTTTACAATCATCGTCCGATgatatggaagaaaaatataacccCAATAATAATTACATCACCGTCGAAATGGTTGTCGATACAGAATACATTGGAAGCATTATTGGAAAGAAAGGTAGAACCATTAATAAAATCCAGGAAGAAACatttgccaaaaaaatacacatcgATAAGGATAGTAAGAAGGTCCTAATTCAAGGAACACCCAAAACGGTTGAGGCGGCACagaaggaaattttaaaaattcttaacagaagtaaggaagaaaatggccAGTATAATAACTACCAAAACGATCGTTATAAAAACTTCAGTCATTCGTTGACACCAAATAGGAGGACCACCTACCatagcagcagcaacaacaacaccagGTCAGGCAACAAGTCTTCTTACCGACCCGATTCGGCCAAAAACGGCGTCTACATAAACACGAATGATGAGAAGGCCTTCCCCAGCCTCCACGACGTCAGTAACATTCAATCCAGGAAGACCAAGAAGGCCATTAACCAGGCCAACGTGAAGAAGCAAGACGAGGAGCAGCAGGCAGCCGAAGAAGCGGCGGCGGCAGCGGCAGACAAGCAGTAG
- a CDS encoding Dna repair protein rad23, producing MKIKVRTLQNNEEEISVDSDDTILDVKKKIGVAFPEMPYDKQKLIFSGNILNDESKAVDILKENDIVIVMACKKVFTSKNNQAKEPSTTDALKSNEKASLPINHDQNNATSNASEERIESENLNNAQSALVTGEKLKETIDNICAMGFEREAVKKAMLVAFNNPNRAIDYLTNGFPDENQMNEISALSTLTGMNEMNSMNAMNNAMNSMPDVNETNETNETNETNDNSYEREDNENSPNLPNLLNNYNSLADNSRQGLSDNPDQFRSSPFFNILRDVALSNPQRIPEILEMIGRTDPSFLEFIRENQGEFIRAIQNYGNSDHIASAENDLMEGDAFAVEGNENITDPNNENYHIPITPLNENEMESIKKLESLGFPKHLALEAFIACDKNEEMAANYLFENMNDYASE from the coding sequence atgaaaataaaagtgaGAACGCTTCAGAacaacgaagaagaaatcaGTGTCGACAGTGATGACACCATTTTagacgtgaaaaaaaagatagggGTGGCGTTCCCCGAAATGCCCTACGATAAACAGAAGCTCATTTTTagtggaaatattttaaacGACGAAAGCAAAGCAGTGGatatattaaaagaaaacgacATAGTTATAGTTATGGCATGCAAGAAGGTATTTACTTCGAAGAATAACCAGGCGAAGGAACCATCAACGACAGACGCTTTAAAAAGTAATGAAAAGGCATCTTTGCCGATAAATCATGACCAGAATAATGCCACTTCAAATGCATCAGAGGAGCGCATAGAGAGCGAAAACCTCAACAACGCACAATCAGCCCTAGTAACTGGGGAAAAGCTAAAAGAGACCATAGACAATATCTGCGCTATGGGATTTGAAAGAGAAGCCGTAAAAAAGGCCATGCTGGTGGCATTTAACAACCCCAACAGAGCTATTGATTATTTGACCAACGGATTTCCAGACGAAAACCAAATGAACGAGATAAGTGCACTCAGTACATTGACTGGGATGAACGAAATGAACTCCATGAACGCCATGAACAACGCAATGAATTCAATGCCTGACGTGAATGAAACGAACGAGACCAACGAAACGAATGAAACAAATGACAATTCCTACGAAAGAGAAGATAATGAAAATTCTCCCAATTTGCCAAaccttttaaataattataattccCTTGCGGATAATTCTAGACAAGGTTTGTCAGACAATCCAGATCAGTTTAGaagttccccattttttaatatccTACGAGATGTAGCTTTATCGAATCCACAACGCATTCCAGAAATTCTAGAAATGATAGGAAGAACagatccttcctttttagaATTTATACGAGAAAACCAAGGGGAATTTATAAGGGCCATTCAGAATTATGGAAATAGTGACCACATAGCTAGCGCAGAAAATGACTTAATGGAAGGGGATGCATTTGCCGTTGAAGGGAACGAAAATATTACCGACCCGAATAATGAAAATTATCATATTCCCATTACGCCTTTAAATGAGAACGAAATGGAAAGTATTAAAAAGTTGGAATCGCTTGGATTTCCGAAGCACTTAGCGTTGGAAGCCTTCATTGCGTGTGACAAGAATGAGGAAATGGCGGCCAACTATTTGTTTGAAAATATGAACGACTACGCGTCAGAGTAG
- a CDS encoding Proteasome subunit beta type: MAQSGGGLMSEIDNLINDVEGEEENYDELQFSVAPVRVPRNFIKDAKTKNNKLFDFHKGTTTLAFKFKDGIIVAVDSRASMGSFISSQNVEKIIEINKNILGTMAGGAADCLYWEKYLGKIIKIYELRNNEKISVRAASTILSNILYQYKGYGLCCGIILSGYDHTGFNMFYIDDEGKKVEGNLFSCGSGSTYAYSILDSAYDYNLSLEQAVELGRNAIYHATFRDGGSGGKVRVFYIHKNGYDKIIEGEDVYDLHYHYTNPAQNDQHVM; the protein is encoded by the coding sequence ATGGCACAAAGCGGGGGGGGTCTGATGAGCGAAATTGATAATTTAATCAATGACGtagagggggaggaagaaaattacgATGAGTTGCAATTTTCCGTAGCCCCCGTTAGAGTACCAAGAAATTTCATAAAAGATGCCAAGACAAAGAATAACAAACTGTTTGATTTTCACAAAGGTACCACCACATTGGCCTTCAAATTTAAGGATGGAATAATAGTAGCAGTGGACTCAAGAGCTTCCATGGGCTCCTTCATATCATCACAGAACGTAGAGAAAATAatcgaaataaataaaaacattttagGGACAATGGCAGGAGGAGCAGCAGACTGTTTGTactgggaaaaatatttgggaaaaattataaaaatttatgaattGAGAAATAATGAGAAAATTTCTGTCCGAGCAGCCAGTACTATTTTGAGTAACATTCTGTATCAATATAAGGGGTATGGATTATGCTGTGGAATTATTTTAAGTGGATATGATCACACCGGTTTTAATATGTTCTACATAGATGatgaggggaagaaggtgGAGGGCAATTTATTCAGTTGCGGAAGTGGTAGCACGTATGCTTATTCCATTTTGGACTCTGCGTATGACTATAACTTGAGTTTAGAGCAAGCCGTGGAACTGGGCAGGAATGCAATTTATCATGCCACCTTCAGGGATGGAGGGTCTGGTGGGAAGGTTCGAGTTTTTTACATACACAAAAATGGCTACGACAAGATTATCGAGGGGGAGGATGTCTACGATTTACATTACCATTACACGAACCCGGCACAGAACGATCAGCACGTCATGTAG